A region from the Candidatus Binatus sp. genome encodes:
- a CDS encoding alpha/beta fold hydrolase, whose translation MADSIIGPTSHYFYSQRLKLHYVDWGNPEKPLLVLVHGGRDHCRNWDWVALDLRKHFHIVAPDLRGHGDSDWAVGSGYSMIDYVLDASQLMSAISKEPATLIGHSLGGGIVLQYTGTHPDAVKRVVSIEGMGPPPGMIKDTPAYDRMNNWIEEMQTLARRKVREYASIDEALARMIEANPHLSREQARHLTIWGIRRNENGTYSWKFDNYVHATSPYMFNNRDAREIWGRVTCPTLLIRGTESWAGDWVKDGRIQAFHNAESVTVDKAGHWVHHDRLDEFLKIIHRFLGV comes from the coding sequence ATGGCCGATAGCATCATCGGGCCAACCTCGCATTATTTTTATTCTCAGCGCCTGAAGCTGCACTACGTCGATTGGGGCAATCCCGAAAAGCCGCTGCTGGTGCTGGTGCACGGCGGGCGCGATCACTGCCGCAACTGGGATTGGGTCGCGCTCGATCTGCGGAAACATTTTCACATCGTCGCGCCCGATCTGCGCGGACACGGCGACTCGGATTGGGCGGTCGGTTCCGGCTACTCGATGATCGACTACGTGCTCGACGCGTCGCAATTGATGAGCGCGATTTCGAAAGAGCCCGCGACCCTGATCGGGCATTCGCTTGGCGGCGGAATCGTTCTGCAATACACCGGCACTCATCCCGACGCGGTGAAGCGCGTGGTTTCGATCGAAGGGATGGGCCCGCCGCCGGGAATGATCAAGGACACGCCCGCCTACGATCGCATGAACAACTGGATCGAGGAGATGCAGACGCTCGCGCGGCGCAAGGTCCGCGAGTACGCGTCGATCGACGAAGCGCTGGCGCGCATGATCGAAGCGAATCCGCACTTGAGCCGCGAACAGGCGCGCCATCTCACGATTTGGGGAATCCGCCGCAACGAAAACGGCACCTACTCGTGGAAGTTCGACAACTACGTTCACGCGACGTCGCCGTACATGTTCAACAATCGCGACGCACGCGAAATCTGGGGGCGCGTCACGTGCCCCACGCTGCTGATTCGCGGCACCGAATCGTGGGCGGGCGACTGGGTGAAGGACGGGCGCATCCAGGCGTTTCACAACGCCGAATCCGTCACCGTGGACAAGGCGGGACATTGGGTGCATCACGATCGCCTCGACGAATTTCTGAAAATCATTCATCGCTTTCTGGGCGTCTGA
- a CDS encoding chloride channel protein, whose product MQKPTFGLRSDQFEYVQLILLSVTVGVLAALGNLGFRKLIELFSWLFQRVEWQALGIDRGGWYLALIPLVLMSGGLAILLLDWIFPGDVLGYGFPNFLEMVNLGTAKVKRDWIFVKAAGAALSLGAGASVGREGPIAQVGGAIGSMVAQLRNLSADRAKVLVAAGAGAGIATTFNAPIGGLMFAQEIVLLGHTEVANLTLLIVATTSAVVTSRAIIGNAVVFDVPEFIMHSYWELLTYGLMGAMLGVLAAAYIRFFHATAGWIRRRKIPQWLKLELGLAMVGVIAIWVPRNLSDGYPVISLAMSGQFDAAALAILLGAKFFASSVSLGCGSPGGVFGPTFFIGTMAGGLFQRLSHLAAPQLTGTRGSYALLGLGAFLAGTSHAPLTALFLLFEMTHSYSIAVPAMIATITSLVVSRALVTESIDEYRLAREGKTLQIGQERLSLTLIPVSAVLTKDVTFVSQNTSLADVLRIAGDTAQSTLPVVTSEGELSGLIVTRDLLSILSSGHDLGPLVNAFDIANANCPTVLATANLDEASQAMEHEGLDEIPVVDRRGGNFLGLVTRQHIAQALNRVSVSLSTLATRDQNIYWATGYRVTRLVVPAGAAGKTVRQLDPRARFSVTVLAVQDATNMDSGFVPLAPDRSLKEGDLIVAAGRPPDIRQFARALESGGGAPPVLPEPIAQPVPGKT is encoded by the coding sequence ATGCAAAAACCTACGTTCGGACTGCGCTCGGATCAGTTTGAATATGTTCAACTGATCCTGCTCTCCGTTACGGTCGGAGTGCTCGCGGCGCTCGGCAATCTCGGCTTTCGCAAACTGATCGAACTGTTTTCGTGGCTCTTCCAGCGCGTCGAATGGCAGGCGCTCGGAATCGATCGCGGCGGATGGTACCTCGCGCTGATTCCGCTCGTCCTGATGAGCGGCGGCCTCGCGATCCTGCTGCTTGATTGGATTTTTCCCGGTGACGTGCTCGGCTACGGATTTCCGAATTTCCTCGAAATGGTGAATCTCGGCACCGCGAAGGTGAAGCGCGACTGGATATTTGTGAAGGCCGCGGGCGCGGCGCTCTCGCTCGGCGCGGGCGCGTCGGTCGGACGCGAAGGACCGATCGCGCAGGTCGGCGGCGCGATCGGCTCGATGGTCGCTCAGTTGCGGAACCTGTCCGCAGATCGGGCGAAGGTGCTGGTCGCGGCAGGGGCGGGCGCCGGCATCGCGACGACGTTCAATGCGCCGATCGGCGGCCTGATGTTCGCGCAGGAGATCGTGCTGCTGGGGCATACCGAGGTCGCGAATCTCACGCTGCTGATCGTCGCGACCACCAGCGCCGTCGTAACCTCGCGCGCGATCATCGGCAACGCCGTCGTCTTCGACGTGCCCGAATTCATCATGCACAGCTACTGGGAGTTGCTGACGTACGGGCTGATGGGCGCGATGCTCGGCGTGCTGGCGGCGGCGTACATCCGCTTCTTCCACGCCACCGCGGGATGGATTCGGCGCCGCAAAATTCCGCAGTGGCTTAAACTCGAGTTGGGTCTGGCGATGGTTGGAGTGATCGCGATTTGGGTGCCGCGAAATCTCTCCGACGGCTACCCGGTGATCAGCCTTGCGATGAGCGGGCAGTTCGACGCGGCGGCGCTGGCGATTCTGCTCGGCGCAAAATTCTTTGCGAGCAGCGTATCGCTCGGATGCGGCTCGCCGGGCGGCGTCTTCGGTCCGACATTTTTTATCGGCACGATGGCGGGCGGGTTGTTTCAGCGGCTGTCGCATCTGGCGGCGCCGCAGCTCACGGGAACGCGCGGATCGTACGCGCTGCTCGGCTTGGGCGCGTTCCTCGCGGGCACTTCGCACGCGCCGCTGACTGCACTTTTTCTGCTGTTCGAGATGACGCACAGTTATTCGATCGCAGTGCCGGCGATGATCGCGACGATCACGTCGTTGGTCGTGTCGCGCGCGCTGGTGACCGAATCGATCGACGAATATCGTCTCGCGCGCGAAGGCAAGACGTTGCAGATCGGGCAGGAGCGGCTCTCGCTCACGCTGATTCCGGTCAGCGCCGTGCTCACCAAAGATGTGACCTTCGTCAGCCAGAACACTTCGCTTGCCGACGTGCTGCGGATCGCGGGCGATACCGCGCAATCGACGTTGCCGGTGGTCACCAGCGAGGGCGAACTCTCCGGATTGATCGTGACGCGCGACCTGCTGTCGATCCTGTCGAGCGGGCACGACCTCGGGCCGCTGGTGAACGCGTTCGATATCGCGAACGCAAATTGTCCGACCGTGCTCGCGACGGCGAATCTCGACGAGGCGAGCCAGGCGATGGAGCACGAAGGCCTCGACGAAATTCCGGTGGTCGATCGGCGCGGCGGAAACTTTCTCGGCCTCGTGACGCGCCAGCATATCGCGCAGGCGCTGAATCGCGTCTCGGTTTCGCTCTCCACGCTCGCGACCCGCGATCAGAACATCTACTGGGCGACCGGATATCGCGTTACGCGGCTGGTGGTGCCCGCTGGCGCGGCGGGCAAAACGGTTCGCCAACTCGATCCGCGCGCACGCTTCAGCGTGACCGTGCTCGCGGTGCAGGATGCGACCAACATGGATTCCGGCTTCGTGCCGCTAGCGCCGGATCGTTCGCTCAAGGAAGGTGACCTGATCGTCGCGGCCGGCCGCCCGCCGGATATCCGGCAATTTGCGCGCGCGCTCGAATCAGGCGGCGGCGCTCCTCCTGTGCTGCCCGAACCGATCGCTCAACCGGTGCCCGGGAAGACGTAA
- a CDS encoding PHP domain-containing protein codes for MIVDLHVHTNLSSDSNVAAEQYLEVATKRSPTLGAICFTEHRLFPADAALDAIYAELSERFQIAIFKGIEADTDLGHLLMFGVTREVARRFDLTARILKSEHLIEVLHHEGGVAIPAHPFRESGFGNRLDSLLSRHGSALAAIEVLNGQNSEAENSHAEDAALKLGLTAVGGSDAHFASAKWFMTVATELEREVKTVEQLCVELRAGRARPYVFPGTG; via the coding sequence ATGATTGTCGATTTGCACGTCCACACCAATCTCTCCTCCGACTCCAACGTTGCGGCCGAGCAGTATCTCGAGGTTGCCACGAAGCGGTCGCCGACGCTTGGCGCGATCTGTTTCACCGAGCATCGGTTGTTCCCTGCCGACGCCGCCCTCGACGCGATTTACGCTGAACTCTCGGAGCGTTTTCAGATCGCGATTTTCAAAGGCATCGAAGCCGACACCGATCTTGGCCATCTGCTGATGTTCGGCGTGACGCGCGAGGTAGCGCGCCGCTTCGATCTCACTGCGCGGATACTCAAAAGCGAGCATCTGATCGAAGTGCTGCATCATGAAGGCGGCGTTGCGATACCGGCGCATCCGTTTCGCGAATCGGGCTTCGGCAACCGACTCGACTCGCTGCTCAGTCGTCACGGCTCGGCGCTCGCGGCGATCGAAGTGTTGAATGGCCAGAATTCGGAGGCCGAAAATTCGCACGCAGAGGATGCGGCGCTGAAGCTTGGATTGACCGCGGTCGGCGGCAGCGACGCACATTTCGCGAGCGCAAAATGGTTCATGACGGTCGCGACTGAACTCGAGCGCGAAGTCAAGACCGTCGAACAATTGTGCGTCGAATTGCGCGCCGGACGCGCGCGGCCTTACGTCTTCCCGGGCACCGGTTGA